The following coding sequences lie in one Lolium perenne isolate Kyuss_39 chromosome 2, Kyuss_2.0, whole genome shotgun sequence genomic window:
- the LOC127322868 gene encoding COBRA-like protein 6 encodes MELPNAAALVLVLAATLSVAVAYDPLDPNGNITMKWDVMSWTPDGYVATVTINNFQMYRQIMAPGWTVGWTWAKREVIWSMVGAQATEQGDCSKFKANLPHSCKRTPAVVDLLPGVPYNQQIANCCRGGVVSAYGQDPSASVAAFQISVGQAGTTNRTVKVPKNFTLLGPGPGYTCGPAKVVPSTVFLTADHRRKTQALMTWNVTCTYSQHLASKYPTCCVSFSSFYNDTIVPCAKCACGCDHKTCARTDRDSKRLMSASGKSAVAAHPMPVAARGHVNRQSAAPLLQCTTHMCPVRVHWHVKLNYHDYWRAKVTVTNFNYRMNYTGWTLVAQHPNLDNITEVFSFDYKPVVSYGSINDTALFYGMKFFNDQLMEAGPYGNVQSEVLMRKDDTTFTFRQGWAFPRKIYFNGDECLMPPPDSYPYMPNAAPPAVSALSLLSSAVAGVAFLALLMA; translated from the exons ATGGAGCTGCCCAACGCCGCCGCGCTCGTGCTGGTCCTCGCCGCCACGCTCTCCGTTGCAG TGGCCTACGACCCCTTGGATCCCAACGGGAACATCACCATGAAGTGGGACGTCATGTCGTGGACGCCCGACGGATACGTC GCGACGGTGACGATCAACAACTTCCAGATGTACCGGCAGATCATGGCGCCGGGGTGGACGGTGGGGTGGACGTGGGCGAAGCGCGAGGTGATCTGGTCCATGGTGGGCGCGCAGGCCACGGAGCAGGGCGACTGCTCCAAGTTCAAGGCCAACCTCCCGCACTCCTGCAAGCGCACACCCGCCGTCGTCGACCTCCTCCCCGGCGTGCCCTACAACCAGCAGATCGCCAACTGCTGCCGCGGCGGCGTCGTCTCCGCCTACGGCCAGGACCCCTCCGCCTCCGTCGCCGCGTTCCAGATCAGCGTCGGCCAGGCCGGCACCACCAACCGCACCGTCAAGGTACCCAAGAACTTCACCCTGCTCGGCCCCGGCCCTGGCTACACCTGCGGCCCCGCCAAGGTCGTCCCCTCCACCGTCTTCCtcaccgccgaccaccgccgcAAGACCCAAGCACTCA TGACGTGGAACGTGACGTGCACGTACTCGCAGCACCTGGCGTCCAAGTACCCGACGTGCTGcgtctccttctcctccttctaCAACGACACCATCGTGCCCTGCGCCAAGTGTGCGTGCGGCTGCGACCACAAGACCTGCGCCCGCACCGACCGCGACTCGAAGCGCCTCATGTCGGCGTCGGGGAAGAGCGCAGTCGCGGCGCACCCGATGCCGGTGGCGGCGCGCGGCCACGTGAACCGGCAGAGCGCGGCGCCGCTGCTGCAGTGCACCACGCACATGTGCCCCGTGCGCGTGCACTGGCACGTCAAGCTCAACTACCACGATTACTGGCGCGCCAAGGTCACCGTCACCAACTTCAACTACCGCATGAACTACACCGGCTGGACGCTCGTCGCGCAGCACCCTAACCTTGACAACATCACCGAGGTCTTTAGCTTCGACTACAAGCCAGTCGTCTCCTACGGCTCCATCA ATGACACGGCGCTGTTCTACGGGATGAAGTTCTTCAACGACCAGCTCATGGAGGCGGGGCCCTACGGGAACGTGCAGTCGGAGGTGCTGATGCGCAAGGACGACACCACCTTCACCTTCAGGCAGGGCTGGGCCTTCCCGCGGAAGATCTACTTCAACGGCGACGAGTGCCTGATGCCGCCACCGGACTCCTACCCCTACATGCCCAACGCCGCTCCGCCGGCCGTCTCGGCACTGTCGCTCCTGAGCTCTGCCGTGGCTGGCGTCGCGTTCTTGGCGCTACTCATGGCATGA
- the LOC127322869 gene encoding COBRA-like protein 1 has product MALLFLRLGASIALLLALSALVPSSDAYDPLDPGGNITIKWDVIEWNPDGYTAVVSLYNYQQYRHIQLPGWKLSWVWQKKEIIWKMFGGQTTEQGDCSKFKAEIPHCCKRDPEIVDLLPGAPYGTQFANCCRGGVLNSWAQDSANAVASFKVVVGQAGTSNKTVKVPSSFTLRAPGPGYTCGPAKVVSPTKFISPDGRRSTQAHATWNVTCTYSQFVARRSPTCCVSLSSFYNDTIVNCPTCSCGCQNNNSKPGSCVEGNSPYLASVVNGQSASSLEPLVECTSHMCPIRVHWHVKVNYKDYWRVKITVTNFNYRMNYSQWNLVAQHPNFDNLTTIFSFNYKPLSPYGTINDTAMLWGIKYYNDMLVTAGPDGNVQSELLFRKEPGAFTFQKGWAFPRRVYFNGDNCVMPPPDAYPWLPNASPRLPASLTLALITVGTATALLLVHA; this is encoded by the exons ATGGCGCTGCTGTTCCTGCGCCTTGGTGCCTCCATTGCGCTGCTCCTCGCCCTCTCCGCGCTGGTGCCTTCGTCAG ACGCGTATGATCCGCTTGATCCGGGTGGGAACATTACAATCAAGTGGGATGTGATAGAGTGGAATCCAGATGGCTATACG GCTGTTGTTTCACTATACAACTACCAGCAGTATCGTCATATTCAACTGCCGGGCTGGAAACTCAGTTGGGTGTGGCAAAAGAAGGAGATAATCTGGAAAATGTTCGGTGGCCAAACCACGGAGCAAGGCGATTGCTCCAAATTCAAAGCAGAAATCCCACATTGCTGCAAGAGGGACCCGGAGATTGTGGACCTGCTTCCTGGGGCACCATATGGCACCCAGTTTGCAAACTGCTGCAGAGGGGGAGTCCTCAACTCATGGGCACAGGACTCTGCCAATGCTGTGGCATCATTTAAGGTCGTTGTTGGTCAGGCAGGGACTTCAAACAAGACTGTTAAAGTGCCGAGCAGTTTCACCCTGAGGGCCCCCGGGCCGGGGTATACTTGCGGACCTGCCAAGGTTGTAAGCCCTACCAAGTTCATTTCACCGGATGGGAGAAGGTCAACTCAAGCCCACG CGACATGGAACGTGACATGTACCTACTCGCAGTTTGTAGCGCGAAGGTCCCCGACATGCTGCGTTTCGCTCTCGTCGTTCTATAACGATACCATTGTTAACTGCCCGACATGCTCATGCGGCTGCCAAAATAACAACTCCAAACCAGGAAGCTGCGTTGA AGGCAATTCACCTTATCTGGCTTCTGTGGTGAATGGGCAAAGCGCGAGCAGCTTGGAACCACTAGTGGAATGCACCTCTCACATGTGCCCAATAAGGGTGCATTGGCACGTCAAGGTGAACTACAAGGACTACTGGAGGGTGAAGATCACGGTGACAAACTTCAACTACCGGATGAACTACTCGCAGTGGAACCTCGTCGCGCAACACCCTAATTTCGACAACCTGACTACGATCTTCAGCTTCAACTACAAACCTCTGAGCCCATACGGAACAATAA ATGACACcgcgatgctgtggggcataaaGTACTACAACGACATGCTGGTGACCGCTGGGCCTGATGGGAACGTTCAGTCCGAGCTTCTGTTCCGGAAGGAGCCGGGGGCTTTCACCTTCCAGAAAGGCTGGGCGTTTCCGAGGAGAGTGTACTTCAACGGTGACAATTGCGTGATGCCGCCTCCAGATGCGTACCCGTGGCTGCCGAATGCTTCACCGCGATTGCCGGCTTCACTTACCCTTGCACTCATCACAGTTGGGACAGCAACGGCCTTGTTGCTTGTCCATGCGTAG